The proteins below come from a single Pichia kudriavzevii chromosome 2, complete sequence genomic window:
- a CDS encoding uncharacterized protein (PKUD0B12840; Pfam Domains: Glyco_transf_15(2.4e-201)) — MLSPGQTKSRLIRSIFLVAVLILIIYHALPSSTSKLDSQKRLESADTNEILMKKPTGKVKATFVTLARNEDLWELLGSIQSIEDRFNHKFHYDWVFLNDVKFTDEFIEETTKSVSGDTKYGVIPYDHWSVPLNINIDKAQASWKEMEEKGVLYGGSLSYRHMCRYESGFFFRHPLMDEYDYYWRVEPSVKFYCDLDYDVFSFMKENDLEYGFTIALNEYIETIPTLWDTTKDFISKNPQFLAKDNSLDFISNDDGETYNTCHFWSNFEIGKLDFLRSKAYTKYFDHLDKAGGFFYERWGDAPVHSIAASLFLDKSKLHFFEDVGYYHGPFTQCPLKQSVRKKGRCSCNPRDDITFQPYSCLNRYYKLRGMKKPEEFLKYFGEE; from the coding sequence ATGCTTTCGCCCGGACAAACTAAGAGTAGACTTATAAGGTCAATCTTTCTTGTGGCTGTCCTTATACTTATTATTTATCATGCTCTACCCTCATCCACATCGAAGTTAGATTCACAAAAGAGGTTGGAAAGTGCAGACACAAATgaaatattgatgaaaaagcCTACTGGAAAGGTCAAGGCAACGTTTGTTACCTTGGCTAGAAACGAAGATTTATGGGAGTTGCTTGGATCCATCCAAAGCATTGAAGATAGGTTCAACCATAAGTTCCACTATGATTGGGTTTTCCTCAATGACGTCAAATTCACAGATGAGTTCATAGAGGAAACGACAAAATCGGTCAGTGGGGATACCAAGTATGGTGTCATACCATATGACCACTGGTCGGTTCCATTGAATATAAACATAGATAAAGCACAAGCTTCTTGGAAGGAAATGGAGGAAAAAGGTGTATTATACGGTGGTTCCCTATCATATAGACACATGTGTAGATATGAATCTGGGTTCTTCTTCAGACACCCCCTAATGGATGAATATGACTACTACTGGAGAGTCGAGCCAAGTGTAAAGTTTTATTGTGACTTGGATTATGATGTCTTTTCCTTCATGAAGGAAAATGATCTGGAATATGGTTTCACCATTGCATTGAATGAGTATATTGAAACGATCCCTACATTGTGGGATACGACTAAGGATTTCATTAGCAAAAACCCACAGTTTCTAGCAAAGGATAATTCATTGGACTTCATCTCTAACGATGATGGTGAAACTTATAACACTTGCCATTTCTGGtctaattttgaaattggtaAGCTGGATTTCTTGAGAAGTAAGGCCTACACAAAATACTTTGATCATTTAGACAAGGCAGGTGGGTTCTTTTACGAGAGATGGGGAGATGCACCGGTGCATTCGATTGCTGCTTCTTTATTCCTAGATAAGAGTAAGTTACacttttttgaagatgttggATATTATCACGGTCCATTTACTCAATGCCCCTTGAAACAATCAGTTAGAAAGAAGGGCCGCTGTTCTTGTAATCCAAGAGACGACATTACTTTCCAGCCATACTCTTGTCTCAACAGATACTACAAACTAAGAGGAATGAAGAAACCGGAAgagtttctcaaatattttggagaagaatAA
- a CDS encoding uncharacterized protein (PKUD0B12780; Pfam Domains: Glyco_transf_15(2.9e-153)): protein MYLLRRYRSLLPYVFVSVFALGIIFSVYVSKSENDIRKLDGFNADPIENSQPGTPEAVEEKPNDDADVKTYALENAPDPYADQSNVEKYIEKQLNSEGSEIKDISKMTDEEIREKLRIIKHEQEEKRKKSQEVVDFTDPADRVEGTMIDNNSKTRLDPPPDGQPWAQYELERKVPDGLVGNGGLVNATLFTLCRNSELYSILDSIHQLETRFNGKHHYDWVFLNDEPFSEEFIELTSNLISGRARYGLIPKKHWTYPEYVDQDKAREIRESRKWAQITYGSSESYRHMCRFNSLFFYKHPIMEEYDYYWRVEPDVKFHCDIMQDPFKYFLENKKKYGFTISMRELPNTIETLWDTSKLYFGQLQEDYFSKENREKNLADFITDDSGASYNLCHYWTNFEIADLSIYRNEIYQGYVEHLDRAGGFFYERWGDAPIHSIIFSLMLSKKEIHLFQDISYEHTVGKSCPLNRELHRKAQCICDPEDNWVLTSDSSCNLKFLDVVEDAKPPELEAYLQRIANKKLEEEELRQEQRKLRMETARRSSEARRRKAEERRKARIAAKEAHRNKQKEQQ, encoded by the coding sequence ATGTATCTATTGAGAAGATATAGGTCACTCCTTCCATATGTTTTCGTGTCTGTGTTTGCCTTGGGGATAATTTTCTCTGTTTACGTTTCCAAATCCGAGAATGATATTAGAAAGCTTGATGGTTTCAACGCCGacccaattgaaaattcacAACCTGGAACTCCTGAAGCTGTTGAAGAGAAACCAAATGACGACGCAGACGTCAAAACATATGCGTTGGAGAATGCCCCTGATCCTTACGCCGACCAAAGCAATGTggaaaaatatattgaaaaacaattgaaCAGTGAAGGATCAGAGATTAAAGATATCTCAAAGATGACAGACGAAGAAATAAGGGAGAAGCTACGGATCATAAAGCAtgaacaagaagagaagagaaagaaatcaCAAGAAGTGGTTGATTTTACTGATCCTGCAGATAGAGTTGAAGGGACCATGATTGACAATAATTCTAAAACGAGGTTGGACCCCCCGCCAGATGGCCAGCCTTGGGCACAGTATGAGCTTGAAAGGAAAGTGCCGGACGGATTAGTTGGTAATGGAGGACTAGTCAATGCGACACTGTTTACGTTATGTCGAAATTCCGAGCTTTATTCCATATTGGACTCGATCCATCAGTTGGAGACCCGGTTCAATGGCAAGCATCATTACGATTGGGTTTTTCTGAATGATGAGCCATTCAGTGAGGAGTTTATCGAGTTGACATCGAATCTAATCAGCGGGCGTGCTAGATATGGATTGattccaaagaaacacTGGACGTATCCTGAATATGTCGATCAAGACAAGGCACGTGAGATTCGTGAAAGTCGAAAATGGGCGCAAATCACCTATGGATCAAGCGAATCATACAGACATATGTGTAGGTTCAACTCGTTGTTTTTCTACAAACATCCGATCATGGAGGAGTATGATTATTATTGGAGGGTTGAACCAGATGTTAAATTCCACTGTGACATTATGCAGGATCCATTCAAATACTTCCTtgagaacaaaaaaaagtatgGATTTACCATTTCCATGAGGGAATTACCGAATACGATTGAGACACTATGGGATACCAGCAAACTGTATTTTGGGCAACTCCAAGAAGATTATTTCTCCAAGGAGAACCGAGAGAAGAATCTGGCCGACTTTATAACCGACGATTCTGGGGCTAGTTATAACCTTTGCCATTACTGGACAAATTTTGAGATTGCAGACTTGAGTATCTATAGAAACGAAATCTATCAAGGATATGTTGAACATTTAGATCGTGCTGGAGGGTTTTTCTATGAGAGGTGGGGGGATGCGCCAATCCACTCTATTATTTTCAGTCTAATGTTGAGTAAGAAGGAGATCCATCTGTTTCAAGATATCAGTTACGAGCATACTGTTGGAAAGAGCTGTCCATTAAACCGGGAACTACATCGGAAGGCGCAATGTATCTGTGATCCGGAGGATAACTGGGTGTTGACCAGTGACAGCAGTTGTAATTTAAAATttcttgatgttgttgaagatgcaaaGCCGCCCGAATTGGAGGCGTACCTGCAGCGGATTGCCAACAAGAAGttggaggaggaggaaTTACGACAAGAGCAGCGGAAACTACGGATGGAGACGGCACGGCGAAGCAGTGAGGCACGTCGTAGGAAAGCCGAAGAGAGACGGAAGGCCCGGATTGCTGCCAAGGAAGCCCATAGGAATAAGCAGAAAGAGCAACAGTAG
- a CDS encoding uncharacterized protein (PKUD0B12790; similar to Saccharomyces cerevisiae YLR390W-A (CCW14); ancestral locus Anc_4.251), giving the protein MLSYVSIAVILAAYVAPSVATPPACLLACAAEVIKASSQCNQLNEINCVCSNEASSIQSCLQSKCPNGNADTAYTSFKNVCKEQGVDVNGNSSSAKPSSSSSSAKPSSSSSAQPSTTSSSSSSFSSAEPSSSVTPTTFEEPTTSVAPTTSEEPTSSVAPTTSAEPTSSVAPTTSAEPSSTIVTSTSAEPVPTYDPSISSGNFAAALQYNGLLGAAALAVVNLI; this is encoded by the coding sequence ATGCTTTCATACGTCTCCATTGCTGTTATTCTTGCTGCTTATGTTGCTCCTTCCGTCGCCACTCCTCCAGCTTGTCTCTTGGCCTGTGCTGCAGAAGTCATCAAGGCTTCTTCCCAATGTAACCAATTGAACGAAATCAACTGTGTTTGTTCCAACGAGGCATCCTCCATCCAATCCTGTCTTCAATCGAAGTGTCCAAACGGTAACGCAGACACCGCATACACCTCCTTCAAAAACGTATGTAAGGAACAAGGTGTCGATGTCAATGGTAACAGTTCTTCTGCTAAaccttcctcttcctcctcttctgcAAAGCCATCCTCATCCTCCTCTGCACAGCCATCCAccacttcttcttcttcttcttctttctcttctgCAGAACCATCTTCCTCTGTTACTCCAACTACTTTCGAAGAACCAACTACTTCTGTTGCTCCAACCACTTCCGAAGAACCAACTTCCTCTGTTGCTCCAACCACTTCCGCAGAACCAACTTCCTCTGTTGCTCCAACCACTTCCGCAGAACCAAGTTCCACTATTGTCACTTCCACCTCTGCAGAACCTGTTCCAACTTACGATCCTTCCATCTCCTCCGGTAACTTTGCAGCAGCACTCCAATACAATGGTTTATTAGGTGCTGCAGCTTTGGCGGTTGTCAACTTAATCTAA
- a CDS encoding uncharacterized protein (PKUD0B12830; Pfam Domains: LicD(2.9e-48)), translating into MNPNRRNMKPYGDRSSSSNNQSLQGGFLSNDQDIKSFFQGLLDDDLLVDDEEDDFDIGHEDNSFLTSISQDILEFSKGAKFALMKSIRFNRKLQRLIIGTFIGLLLLVYFWYYDYDYKEITLNFDSVYTKHNTETHALDKIAIPNIEEMYPDEKSVDIFDPRLAPAALLLYIENIIKSKDMTLSEEFSIPFSWGDWINLELKLDYDYSFLSDWLAVNSEGFQKNLNDLVSLDCQTFALLYGCEGNKDFFSNCVDIEPQSDYPFRFQITGPTTAKIKEPGRLLYAASYMKLSQPAPSKIFLLNVFGSNGEGSLIVNIKQDESISNGEILRDKNILKYLLDIEIKENPSFLSESWTVSDIRHKFSQFLKKAKIGKMISNKEHRTIDYDQTYLVVNGKEAMELDHWKVKDFIWDEGKFLNELQNKALSVKESNYDTELSERLETLEKFRLRTGFHPKYLSEAHLYNTGLGSHFDWRFFSGSYILNDSRQSIIHRLARTWLRFCFENDLKTFIAYGSMLGWIRNGLTLPWDGDIDVIVTMESLNLLARNFNQTLIIDYSEKDQFQSAMTGYLIDINPAYYSRIKGDGNNVIDGRLIDISTGIYLDITALAWTDNYLKDAKSKQVLKKVVDPNYDINQHFALEGEVYGKQLMEEIQQLQNDKQLVHCKNDNVYKIAELSTMVPSYFEGARAYFPHSYETIIRRLYPKALDRDTEPDHIFDRKFNLWVNIYDCPEYANEEGVFAVNAPFGTCNSTVVQREYRLTRNYTSQHQQMISGKEWESYSLGEETESKPFRIDEFFIEYSMALGLTPDELEELYI; encoded by the coding sequence ATGAACCCCAATCGGAGAAATATGAAACCATATGGAGATCGATCTAGCAGTAGCAACAACCAGTCTCTACAGGGCGGATTTCTATCAAACGATCAGGACATTAAGAGCTTTTTTCAGGGTCTCCTTGATGACGATTTGCTggttgatgatgaggaagatgattttgatattggtCATGAAGATAATAGCTTTTTGACGTCTATATCCCAGGATATATTAGAATTCAGTAAGGGCGCCAAATTTGCGTTGATGAAATCCATTCGATTTAATCGGAAGTTACAACGGCTTATTATTGGCACCTTTATTGGATTATTACTACTAGTTTATTTCTGGTATTATGACTATGATTATAAAGAAATAACACTGAATTTTGACTCAGTCTACACCAAACATAATACCGAAACTCATGCTCTGGATAAAATCGCCATCCccaatattgaagaaatgtaTCCAGATGAAAAATCAGTTGACATTTTTGATCCAAGATTAGCACCTGCAGCTTTGTTACTGtacattgaaaatatcataaAGTCGAAAGATATGACGTTAAGCGAAGAGTTCAGCATACCATTCAGTTGGGGTGACTGGATAAATTTGGAATTAAAGTTAGATTATGATTATTCGTTTCTTTCTGATTGGCTGGCTGTTAATTCTGAAGGATTTCAGAAAAATCTGAATGACCTGGTGTCTTTGGATTGTCAAACCTTTGCCCTATTATACGGATGTGAAGGTAataaagattttttttccaattgtGTTGATATAGAACCACAATCAGACTATCCCTTTCGCTTCCAAATAACAGGGCCGACAACAGCAAAAATCAAGGAACCAGGCAGGCTACTGTATGCTGCCTCTTATATGAAGTTATCGCAACCAGCTCCTAGTAAAATTTTCTTGCTCAATGTTTTTGGTTCTAATGGTGAAGGCAGTTTGATAGTGAATATCAAGCAAGACGAAAGTATATCGAATGGTGAAATTCTTAGagataaaaatattttaaaatatttgCTAGACATtgaaataaaggaaaatccttcttttttgagTGAAAGTTGGACTGTTAGTGACATAAGACATAAATTTTCacaattcttgaaaaaagCCAAGATCGGCAAGATGATCTCAAATAAAGAGCATCGCACAATTGACTATGATCAAACATATTTGGTAGTAAACGGAAAGGAAGCAATGGAACTTGATCATTGGAAAGTTAAAGATTTTATATGGGATGAAGGAAAATTTCTAAATGAGTTACAGAATAAAGCTCTCTCCGTTAAGGAATCAAATTATGACACTGAATTATCAGAAAGATTGGAGactcttgaaaaatttcgGTTGAGGACGGGCTTTCATCCTAAGTATCTTAGCGAGGCACATTTGTACAACACAGGTCTTGGTTCCCATTTTGATTGgagatttttttctggCAGCTATATTCTGAATGATTCACGTCAATCTATTATCCATAGGTTAGCCAGAACTTGGTTAAGGTTTTGCTTTGAGAATGACCTTAAAACTTTTATTGCTTATGGTTCGATGTTGGGATGGATTAGAAATGGGTTGACGCTTCCATGGGATGGTGATattgatgttattgttaCAATGGAATCGTTGAATCTACTGGCTAGAAACTTTAACCAGACTTTAATAATAGATTACAGTGAAAAggatcaatttcaaagtgCAATGACGGGCTATCTTATTGATATCAATCCTGCCTACTATAGTAGAATTAAAGGCGATGGAAACAATGTTATAGATGGAAGGCTAATCGATATTAGTACAGGTATTTATTTAGACATCACTGCTCTTGCATGGACAGACAATTATTTGAAGGATGCGAAAAGCAAACAAGTACTTAAGAAGGTCGTTGATCCTAATTATGATATTAATCAACATTTTGCTCTTGAAGGGGAGGTTTATGGTAAGCAGTTGATGGAAGaaatccaacaattgcAGAATGATAAACAATTAGTACATTGCAAAAATGACAATGTTTACAAGATTGCAGAGTTATCAACTATGGTTCCTTCTTATTTTGAGGGTGCAAGGGCGTACTTCCCACACTCCTATGAAACTATAATACGGAGATTATACCCAAAGGCATTAGATAGAGATACCGAACCAGATCATATTTTCGATAGGAAGTTCAACTTATGGGTCAATATCTACGATTGTCCAGAATATGCCAACGAAGAGGGAGTATTTGCGGTAAATGCACCATTCGGCACATGCAACAGTACAGTAGTTCAACGGGAGTATAGATTGACCCGAAATTATACCTCACAGCATCAGCAAATGATTAGTGGCAAAGAGTGGGAGAGTTATTCCCTAGGGGAAGAGACGGAAAGCAAACCCTTTCGAATagatgaatttttcattgaatatTCCATGGCATTAGGGCTTACACCAGATGAACTTGAGGAGCTTTACATATAA
- a CDS encoding uncharacterized protein (PKUD0B12820; Pfam Domains: PPR(9.6e-13)) — translation MFSKSLRSSLSTRTTANGLSPLNKQWRFQSTTTATATPETTTEEVPTKQHTYRPRRNMLAANLRETVNKDFTEFSPLFEEVHRSFQKASAKDIENSFSNMISLGHLLLNKIDAIQETSGSQVTKSILYKEIINSLIDNKLIHASHFQKYLDVLINEKKYTQALTLWIENASYFKNTEAAFKDKKLSVNEARSNLKIYGLLLYLLSLIENKEKKIDPEFIKLIFGESTPATTGALERLARKFDQEEIRTAVSLYQAYKSENFDINSAESLKGIRIASTSGKLVYLEKTVSNNLAAYKGKEKLIKPSTLSHYMTYLNKSKLYSRAIELWKFALQHKIDIGTDGWNQALLAFSKIETSSTSKQVESFWEVLKKTVTPNSESYGIYIEYLFKTKRPEAAKDLISKLKKESPKLFDTTLKSALVEYLLISKHIDEAYNLFRLYEKDAEFKPTTIIYNKLLGSLVSGKKYEEATALMEDFVSNKHKNIRPDIATWVTIIDLTLKTSRELQLSEDEIMGKIFGLVKTMELNNIKLNNVALIGVATNLLKSDNTYNLGVSMLSKLEEAGIKLTSVSYSAIITSFTNRGDVEKALRYYRKAEKNGVLTNSIFYNSIFKGYSKTSEINKAKEFYQEIKSKWAKSNDNRLIPNKYTFYFMLMQGIYNQDTAFIQFVLNELGEFTEQYEDFSLGSELPKILASLQSKGYEIPESLKLHLK, via the coding sequence atgttttcaaaatccCTACGTAGCTCTCTATCTACTCGGACAACTGCAAATGGCCTTTCTCCACTGAATAAGCAATGGAGGTTCCAGTCCACCACCACTGCTACTGCTACTCCAGAGACAACAACGGAAGAAGTTCCAACAAAGCAGCATACCTATAGGCCAAGGAGAAACATGCTCGCAGCCAATTTGCGTGAAACTGTTAACAAGGATTTCACTGaattttctcctctttttgaagaagtcCATCGTTCATTCCAAAAGGCTTCAGCTAAAGATATAGAGAATTCGTTTTCAAACATGATTTCTTTAGGCCACTTATTGTTGAACAAAATTGATGCGATTCAGGAAACATCTGGTTCTCAAGtaacaaaatcaattttatataaGGAAATTATCAATTCTCTAATTGATAATAAACTTATTCACGcttctcattttcaaaaataccttgatgttttgatcaatgaaaaaaaatacactCAGGCATTGACCCTTTGGATTGAAAATGCTAGTTACTTCAAAAACACTGAAGCTGCATTCAAAGACAAGAAATTATCGGTTAATGAAGCAAGATCCAACCTGAAAATTTATGGTCTATTGTTATATCTTTTGTCActcattgaaaacaaagaaaagaaaatcgaTCCAGAGTTCATCAAACTTATTTTTGGGGAATCTACACCAGCTACCACAGGTGCACTTGAAAGACTTGCTAGAAAATTTGACCAAGAAGAGATCAGAACTGCTGTTTCTTTATACCAAGCTTACAAGAGTGAGAATTTCGATATCAATTCGGCGGAAAGTTTAAAAGGTATCAGAATTGCATCAACAAGTGGAAAGTTAGTTTATTTGGAAAAAACCGTTTCGAATAATCTAGCTGCATATAAAGGTaaggagaaattgattAAGCCTTCAACTTTATCGCACTACATGACTTATTTGAATAAGAGTAAACTATATTCAAGAGCTATTGAGCTCTGGAAATTTGCTCTTCAACATAAAATAGATATTGGAACTGACGGTTGGAACCAAGCCTTATTAGCATTTTCTAAGATTGAAACGTCATCCACTTCCAAGCAAGTTGAATCGTTTTGggaagttttgaagaaaactgTCACTCCAAACTCTGAATCCTATGGAATCTACATTGAATACTTGTTTAAAACCAAGAGGCCCGAAGCTGCGAAGGATTTGATCAGCAAATTAAAGAAGGAGTCTCCTAAATTGTTTGATACGACTTTAAAGTCAGCACttgttgaatatttattgatttcgAAGCACATCGATGAAGCCTACAATCTATTCAGACTTTACGAAAAAGACGCAGAATTCAAGCCAACTACTATCATCTACAATAAATTACTTGGTAGTTTAGTTTCTGGCAAGAAGTATGAGGAAGCTACTGCTTTAATGGAGGATTTTGTCTCTaataaacataaaaacaTTCGTCCGGATATTGCCACCTGGGTTACAATCATTGATTTAAccttgaaaacatcaaggGAGTTGCAGTTGTCCGAAGATGAGATTATGGGCAAAATTTTCGGTTTAGTTAAAACAATGGAGTTGAATAATATCAAGTTGAACAATGTCGCATTAATTGGTGTTGCAACTAACCTGCTAAAATCTGATAATACGTATAATTTAGGTGTCTCAATGTTGTCCAAGCTGGAAGAAGCTGGCATCAAATTAACTTCTGTTTCATACTCTGCTATCATAACCTCCTTTACAAACAGAGGTGATGTTGAAAAGGCCTTGAGATATTACAGAAAAGCAGAGAAAAATGGTGTCTTAACTAACTCAATTTTCTATAACTCAATTTTCAAGGGCTATTCTAAGACGTCCGAAATCAACAAGGCAAAGGAATTCTACCAAGAAATTAAGTCAAAATGGGCAAAATCTAATGATAATAGACTGATCCCTAATAAATACACCTTTTACTTTATGCTAATGCAAGGTATTTATAACCAGGATACTGCATTCATTCAGTTTGTATTGAATGAACTGGGTGAATTCACCGAGCAATATGAGGATTTCAGCCTTGGCTCCGAGTTACCAAAAATTTTGGCTTCTTTGCAATCCAAGGGCTATGAAATTCCAGAAAGCTTAAAACTTCATCTCAAGTAG
- a CDS encoding uncharacterized protein (PKUD0B12800) codes for MYGIMPLEEYVANYDSILENKPFKFGNMKGKVLNKSRFFNDHSDYEVLLRENIPEKYQSYFESPVNSPTSLKKTNSDELDIEIGRSSNNWNLSPIKTNQENGVKDTEVLFKKSTKNHTNDVNLLKGKQNSNVSTTDYSLDLGDLNLKKKGRSSKVADIDIDFTVDNIDHLEGQHFKKLSRHSLEDNEGKKLNSMIQTLVTNLKDVKSENVNLRKNVDDLNAIVKDLNALVGNYKDKLRNYHRENKLLKLKLKNTLKAQNEKSIVYEKEYLPVIDKPDSADKDENIDIDEIDEKIRELMSRRESLQKQSQAHTPNLEGLSDEIVNKLLSQLKEHSKHDSRPELVEKAKNNENCPRDHSHDSTHDELRDDQHGVHRDCPFCEDSAKKASIPTFLLNSKNSDLSQEEIIELLAERLRVKMNIDASKSVPDIW; via the coding sequence ATGTATGGAATAATGCCCCTAGAGGAATATGTTGCTAATTATGATTCAATACTCGAGAATAAACCTTTTAAATTCGGGAATATGAAGGGtaaagttttgaataaatcaaGGTTTTTCAACGATCATTCGGATTATGAGGTCTTATTAAGGGAGAATATACCAGAGAAATATCAATCTTACTTTGAATCGCCCGTGAATTCCCCTACgagtttgaagaaaactaATTCGGACGAGCTAGATATCGAGATTGGTAGATCTTCTAACAATTGGAATCTGAGCCCAATTAAAACCAATCAAGAGAACGGTGTGAAAGACACTGAAgttttattcaaaaagtCGACAAAGAATCATACCAATGACGTCAATTTGCTGAAAGGTAAgcaaaattcaaatgtaTCAACCACTGATTATTCTCTAGATTTGGGTGATTTAAAtcttaaaaaaaagggacGAAGCAGCAAAGTTGCAGATATAGATATAGACTTTACTGTTGATAATATAGATCATTTAGAGGGACAGCATTTTAAGAAACTCAGTAGGCATAGTcttgaagataatgaaggtaaaaaattaaattcCATGATTCAGACATTGGTGACGAATCTAAAAGATGTTAAATCTGAAAATGTTAATCTGCGAAAGAATGTTGATGACTTGAATGCTATAGTAAAAGATTTAAATGCCTTGGTTGGAAACTACAAAGAtaaattgagaaattatcacagagaaaataaacttcTAAAACTAAAGCTAAAGAACACTCTTAAAGCACAGAACGAAAAAAGTATAGTGTATGAAAAAGAATACCTACCGGTGATAGATAAACCTGATAGTGCAgataaagatgaaaatattgacatcgatgaaattgatgaaaaaatccGTGAACTAATGTCAAGGAGAGAATCTTTGCAAAAGCAATCGCAAGCTCATACGCCAAATCTAGAGGGATTATCTGATGAAATAGTTAACAAGTTATTATCGCAATTGAAGGAGCATAGTAAACATGATAGTAGGCCTGAGCTTGTTGAAAAAGCTAAGAATAATGAAAACTGTCCACGTGACCACTCACATGATAGTACGCATGACGAACTACGTGATGATCAGCATGGTGTCCATCGTGATTGTCCCTTCTGTGAGGATTCGGCGAAGAAAGCATCGATCCCAACATTCTTATTAAACTCGAAAAATTCAGATCTATCTCAGGAAGAGATCATTGAATTATTGGCTGAAAGGTTGAGAGTAAAGATGAATATTGATGCAAGCAAAAGTGTTCCAGATATTTGGTAG
- a CDS encoding uncharacterized protein (PKUD0B12810; similar to Saccharomyces cerevisiae YKL122C (SRP21); ancestral locus Anc_2.449) translates to MKVKQIDTYITSTRDLLKANPSGTTISITYTHSKINKDKPKTIIKFKTNDPRCGICYSYKTHKIKEFSKLFNALGPNGCNVQGEEQEGLSLILSNVDKKDVIEETTTQLQESTTEPAPAKVPETTQRKKNRKKKGKK, encoded by the coding sequence ATGAAGgtaaaacaaattgataCGTATATTACTTCTACTAGGGACCTTTTGAAGGCAAACCCATCTGGCACGACGATATCAATAACCTACACTCATAGTAAAATTAATAAGGACAAACCGAAAACCATaataaaattcaaaacaaatgaTCCAAGATGTGGTATATGTTACTCATACAAAACACATAAAATCAAggaattttccaagttgtTCAATGCGTTAGGTCCAAATGGCTGTAATGTTCAGGGTGAAGAGCAAGAGGGCTTAAgtttaattttatcaaatgttgataaaaaagaTGTTATAGAGGAGACCACTACGCAGCTACAAGAAAGTACAACCGAGCCTGCACCAGCCAAGGTACCTGAAACAACccaaagaaagaaaaacaggaaaaagaaaggtaAGAAAtga